The nucleotide window TGTCCACTCTCTCCGCCAAGGTCAGCATCGGCGACGGCCTCGTGATCGTCGAGCAACTGACCGGAGAGGCCTATGGGGGCAAGGTCGCCGGACGCCTTTCGGTCCGGCTGCCGGAAGAGAAGCCGGCGGACCTGGACATTGCCATCCAAGCCACACACGTCCCCTATGACAAGCTCTCGCAAGGCTTCGGAGACAAGAAGACGCAGGTCACGGGCAACTTTTCCGGCAGCGTGAGCCTCAAGGGACACGGCCGGGACCCGAAAGGGGACTTGCACAGCCTGAACGGTTCGGCGGAGATCGCCATCAAACATGGCCACATCCAACGGGGGAGAGTCGTGCCGCAGATCGTCAAAATTCTCAACCTCCCGGCTCTCCTGCAAGGCAAGGTGGACCTTGCCAAAGACGGTCTTCCGTTCGAACGGCTGAGCGCCACGCTGGCGGTGAAGGACGGGGTCGTGAACAGCGAAAACGTGATTCTGGACGGTCCGGTCCTGAAAATCACCGGGGCCGGCAGCTATGACCTGACGGAAGACCAATTCGATGTCGTAGTGGCAGTCAGCCCTCTCGGCTCCTACACGAAGCTGCTGCAAAGCATTCCGCTCTTCGGCAAACTCTTCGCCGGGGAACGCGAAGGCTTCACCACGGCCTTCTTTGAGGTCAAGGGACCGATGCAAGAGCCAACGGTGAGCTACATGCCCTTGAAGTCCTTGGCCACCGGCGTCACCGGCATGGCCCATCTCGCCTTCGACCTTCTGAAAAATACGCTCCTCTTGCCGAAAAACCTGATCGCGCCGTCCGACGATGCCCAGACCGAGCCTCCGGCCAAGGGCACAACTCCGGATCAGACCGTCCCTGCGCCTGAGCCGGCCACGCCCTGATCGTTCCGCCTGTTGCCCCCACGGTTGACCCCTCTCAGCCCCCGTGATAGCATCGGCCAGTCTACGGGTTTTCCTTCAGACCCGAGACACGGTTCAACACTTGCCCGGACGGGAGCCCCTCATGTCAGCCGAGCATGCCACGCTCATGATCGCAGCCAGCGAATCCGATTCGAACCTCTTTTACGCCACCCGTTTCATGGCGCCGGACCCGTTCATCTTCCTGGAGATCAAAGGAGAACGGATCCTGATCATGAGCGATCTCGAAATGGATCGGGCCCGCAGCCAGGCGACGGTGGATCGGGTCCTGTCCTACTCGGAGTTGGAACGCGACGTGCGCGGGAAGGGCGTGGACAGCCCCGGCTCATCCGACCTCGTGCACGCGGTGTTGCAATCGGAAGGGATCAAGCGGCTTCTGGTTCCCGGCAACTTTCCCTACGCCCATGCGGCGCGCCTGCTCGAGTTGGGCTACCGGCTCGAGACGAAGAAAGAGCCGTTTTTCGAGCGTCGGGTCGTGAAGACCGGCGAAGAAGTCCGCCACATCGAAGCGGCCCAGCGCGCCACCGAAGAAGCGGTGGCCGCCGCCCATGACGCGCTTCGCCGCACCACGATCAAGAAGGGGCTGCTCTGGCTGGACGGAGAGCCGTTGACCTCCGAACAGATCAAGAAATTGATCAACGTGAAATTGATGGAGCGGGACTGCGTCGCCCAGCACACGATCGTGGCCGGGGGAGAACAGGCCTGCGATCCCCACAATGAAGGATCCGGCCCTTTGCCGGCGGATCGCAGCATCATCTTCGACGTCTTCCCCCGTTCCGCTTCATCTCGCTACTTTGCGGACATGTCGCGCACGGTCGTTCGCGGCACACCTTCGCCGGACTTGATACGCTTGTACCAGACGGTGAAAGACGCCCAGGAAGAAGCGATCACCAAGGTCCGGGACGGGGCCGACGGGGCGAAGATCCACCAGGGCATCTGTGAACGCTTCGAGGCCGCCGGCTACAAGACCGGCCTGGTGAACGGTCGGATGCAGGGCTACTTCCACGGAACCGGCCATGGAGTGGGGCTGGACATCCATGAACCGCCGCGGATCAGTAAGACCGGATCGCCCCTGCAGGAAGGCCACGTCGTCACCGTCGAGCCGGGGCTCTACTATCCCGGACTGGGCGCCGTCCGGATCGAGGACATGGTCCTGGTCACCAGCGACGGATGCCGGAACCTCACGAACTTCCCGAAGACGTTCGAGTTGGAATGCTAAGAAGCTTTCAGCCTTCAGCGGTCAGCTTTTTACAAGAAGCTGAATGCTGAGAACTGAGAGCTGAGAGCTCTCTCACATGCGCCTGACCTTCACGATCACCCGTTTCAATCCCGAAACCGACCCGCACCCGCACGACGAGCCCTACCGGCTGGACGTCGGCCGCGGCTGGACGGTTCTGGAAGCCCTGATCCGGATCAAGCATGAACAGGACGGCTCGCTGGCCCTCCGCTATTCCTGCCGCTCCGCCATCTGCGGGTCCTGCGCGATGGACATCAACGGGGCCGAGAAGCTGGCCTGCCGGACGTCTGTCCGCAAAGAACTCGAGCGTCACGGACACGTCACCGTAGCCCCCTTGCGCAACTTTCCGGTCATCAAAGACCTCGTCGTGGACATGGCGGCCTTCTGGGGCAAGGTCCGGGCCGTGACTCCCTGGCTGTCCGCATCGCTCCACACACAGCCGGGCCAGCCGGTCCGCCAGATGACGCTCTCGCGGGACCGCTATCAATTCCACAACGTGGACGCCTGCATCATGTGCGGCGCCTGCGTCGCCGCCTGCGCGTCGCACGAAGTGTCCCGCGGATTTCTCGGCCCGGCGGCCCTGGCCAAAGCGGAACGGTTCCTCGCCGACCCACGGGAGCCGGTGGACGCCAAGCGGACGCGCCTCCGCTTCCTGGAGCAACCGGACGGCATCTGGGACTGTACCCGCTGCAATTTCTGCGTTGAGGTCTGCCCGAAAGACGTCCAGCCCATGGAGGCCATCATCCGCCTGCGCCGCGCGACCATCGAGGCCGGGCTGACCCGTTCGGGGGGCGCGCGCCACATCACCGGCTTCATGACGCTGATCCGGCGGGGAGGGCGCCTGAACGAAGCCCTCATGCCGTTGCAAGTGGTCGGCTTCAATCTCCGCCGCCTGCTGCACGTGCTGCCGCTCGGGCTCCGCATGCTGTGGAACGGCAAGGTGCCGAGCCCGCTGGCGCCGCCCATTCCCGGCATTGCGCAAATTCGGAATATCTTCCACTCGTTCGGCCGCCTCAAGCGGATCAGTTGAGCGGGTCATCATGACCTATCAATACCGGATTCTGGAGGATGTCGCGCTGGCCGATACGGCGTTCGAAGCGACCGGCGACTCTCCGTCCGAACTCTTTCTCGCGGCGGGACAGGCCATCATCGAGACCCTCGCCGATCCACGCCGCGTGCAGCCGGCCTGCACCCGATCCTTCGAGCATCGCGACCGGGACCTAGCCGCCTTGCTGTTCGCCTGGCTCTCGGACATTGTGTATTTGAAAGACGCGGAAGGGCTCGTGTTCCGGGACGCCGAGGCCCGTGTCTCGAGGCAAGGCGACGACTGGCTCTTGCACGGCACCTTGTCCGGCGAGCCGATCGATCCGGCGCGCCATGAGCTCAGAGCCGACATCAAGGCGGTCACCAAGCATCTCTACGAGGTACGGGAGGAGGCAGGCCGGTGGATTGCCCGGGTGGTATTGGACATCTAATGGAATTCGTGGAGGGATCGCTGAACGTCGGGCACACACCTAAGGAGGCCCCCATGCTGACAGCCATCAGGCTCATCACGTTCGCCCTGGGCATCACGGCCGCAACGGTCTATCCGGTTCAGGCCGGCACCCAGGCTCCGGCCGACGCCCACAGCACGCAATTGTCGCAACTGCTGCTCTCGTCCGCCTGGTGTTCCTTTTCCTACAACCAGGTCAGCGGCGCCTCCCATTCGACCCGCGTGCAATTTTCGGCCAACGGCCATTGGGCGGCCGGCAGCCGGGGCGAGACCTATTCCAGCGGCCAGGCCGGATCGGTCGCCGGCCAGCATGATGCAGACACGGGAGGCCAATGGGCCGTCCAGCAGGGCCAGCTCTTCATGTCCAACCCGCCGGAAACACCGGGCCTGTCTCCGGTCCATCTGACGATCAAACGGAATTCCAACGGCTATCCCATCCTGACCGCCGACGGCAAGGAATATTCCCAATGCCGGTAAGCACGCGGCAGCCCTGCCTTGGCAACAGGCCACGCGGCGGGCCCGGAGCCCGATGAAGCTGCAGACGGACTTCACCGTCAACCGCATCACCGATGAGGTCTGGGAAATCCCCGTGACCGAGAAGCCCGGCATGCTCGTCCCGGCGAGAATCTACGCCACGGAGCCGATTCTCAGCAGCATGGACAGCGGGGTCTTCGAACAGGTCACGAACGTCGCCTGCCTGCCCGGCATCCGACGCTATGCCCTCTGCATGCCCGACGGCCATTGGGGCTACGGGTTCCCCATCGGAGGCGTCGCCGCCTTCGACCCGGAGGATGGCATCATCTCCCCAGGAGGCGTCGGCTACGACATCAACTGCGGCATGCGCCTGATCCGGACGGACCTGACCCTGGCCGAGGTGCGGCCCCGCTTGGAACAGCTCATGACCGAGCTGTTCCGGAACGTTCCGGCCGGCGTCGGATCGCGCGGCTTCCTGCGGGTTACCCCCCAGGAATTCGCGGACGTTATGCGCAAGGGCGCCCGCTGGTGCGTGGAGCGGGGATATGGCTGGCAGGAAGACTTGGACCGTACCGAGGAGCAAGGCTGCATCGGCGGGGCGGACCCTGCCGACGTCACGGACTATGCAGTTCAGCGGGGCATCACTCAACTGGGCACTCTGGGCTCAGGCAACCACTATCTGGAAGTGCAGGTGGCCTCCCAGGACCGGCTCTTCGACCCGCAGACGGCAGCCGCGTTCGGCGTGACCGGCCATGATCAGATCCTGATCATGGTGCATTGCGGCTCACGGGGCTTCGGCCACCAGGTCGCCAGCGATTTCCTGAAAGTATTCGAGAAGGCCATGCGGCGCTACAACATTTCGGTCAAGGATCAGCAACTGGCCTGCGCCCCGTTCCGCTCGCCGGAAGGCCGGCAATATTTTTCTGCCATGAATGCCGCTGCCAATACGGCCTTTGCCAATCGGCAGGTCATCACCCATCAGATCCGGGAGGCCTTCCAGTCCGTGTTCGGCCAATCGGCCGAGGCGCTCGGCATGCACGTGATCTATGACGTCGCCCATAACATCGCCAAGGTCGAACGCTATGCCGAGGGAGACCTTGTGGTTCACCGGAAGGGGTCCACCAGAGCCTTCGGCCCGGGACGGCCGGAGATCCCTGACCTGTACCGTCAGGTGGGCCAACCGGTCATCTGCGGGGGTTCGATGGAGACCGGCTCCTATCTCTTGGTTGGGACGACCGATGCCATGGAGCACACCTTCGGCTCCACGATGCACGGCTCAGGCCGGACCATGTCGCGCGCCCAGGCCAAGCGATCGGTCAAAGGAGAGCAGGTGCAGCGAGACATGAAGCGACGGGGCATCATCGTCAAAGCCGTCTCCATGTCCGGCCTGGCCGAGGAGGCGGGATTTGCCTACAAAAACATTTCCGACGTCGTGGAGGCAGTGGATCGGGCGGGAATTACCAAAAAAGTGGCGGAGCTGCGCCCGATCGGGAACATCAAAGGCTGACATCGACCGGGAAGCGAGGGAGGCCCCATGACAATCCGGCATCCGAGCAAGGACCGCTTCCGACTGACGCCCATCAGCGAGGCCCCTATCAGACCGTTGTTGGAGGCGGCCTTGCGGGACTTTCGCCAGGCGCTGATCGACCGCGGCGTCTATAAGAACAGGCACCGGAATCTGGACCGGGCGGTCAACGGCGCTCGGGACTTCGTGGATTTTCTTTTCGAGGGGCCCTGGGTGTTGGAAAAAGGACGCCGGCGCTCGATGCCTCGTTGAAGCCGGACGAATGACGCGGGCCCTTCTCATCGCGCTGACCCTCTCGTTGTTCACCGCTTGCTCCCATCACATCCAGCTCATCGGCGCCGCCGACGGCACGACCATCACGGGCACGCACGACGTCTGGCACCGGACGATTACCGTCACCTTGCCTTCCGGCATCAGGCTGGAAGGTCCGTACCAGCCGCTCACTACTGGATCAATCGGCGAGGGGTCGCTCTTCTTCGGCGCCAATGTCGCGGAGCTTCTCGGCCGCCCCATGAGCGGGCGTATGCACGGCTATGCACGCTTGACCGGCTCGGAACGCACCGTGCTGGAGATGGTCTTTGCGCTCGAGTGGATCGGGAGAGGTTACGGTGTCGCGAGGGTCAGCACCGGAGAGGAGTATCGGGTGATGTTCTAGCACTCAGCCGGTCGAGGGCTCAGGCACGAAAAGATAGCGACCGCACGCATGCCAGCGGCCCCAACGTTTCTTGCCGCGGACCATCCTATCGCCAAGCAACGCATCGCTGTGCTAAATTCGACGTCACTCATCCGACGAGGTTGGCATGTCCCTGCAATATGCCCTGTATCCAGGCTGTGCGGCCAAAGGCGCCACGCCGGAACTGTACCAGTCCACCATGGCCATCATCGGCCGGCTGGGCATCGAGGTGCAGGAACTGGCCGCCTCCTCTTGCTGCGGAGCCGGCGTCGTGGGGGAGGGGGAACCGGACGTTGCGTTGGCGCTGAACGCCAGAACGTTCGCACAAGCCGAGCAGCTTGGGCTGGACGTCATGACCATCTGCGGGACCTGCCAAGGGGTGATGGGAGCGGCAAACAAACGCTTGAAACAGGAGCCGGGGCTCCTGAATCGGATCAATCGGGTCTTGGAACGCGACGGCCCCATCTACCGCGGCACGATCCAGGTCAAACATCTGCTGTGGATCCTGGTGCGCGAGGTCGGGTTGCACCGTCTCGGACAAGAAATCCGCGTGCCCCTGAGCGAATTCCGGATCGCGCCCTTCTACGGCTGCTATATTCTGCGCCCCTCCTGGGACCTGGGGTTCGACGACCCGGAAAATCCCACCTCGCTGGAGAAAGTCATCCGGGCCGTCAAGGGCGAACCGGTGGCCTATGCGGGCCGGACCAAGTGCTGCGGATTCCCCGTCATCCTGGAGCAGGAAGCCATCGCCGTCGCCATGGCGGGCACGAACATGAAAGAAGCGAAGGACGGCGGCGCCGATTTCATGGTCACGCCCTGCCCCCTCTGCCACATGAGTCTGGACATCTACCAGGATCGGGCGGGGCAGGCCGTCAATGCCCACCTGAACCTTCCCATCCTGCACTTACCCCAGTTGCTCGGGTTGGCGATGGGCATACCGGCCAAGGATTTGGGCGTCTCGCGTCATCTGGTGCCGGTTCATGCGATTACCAGAGTCACGGAGTCACGTCGAATGCAGCTGACAGACCGTAAAGGAGTGGCGAGCCATGAAAGTCATTAATCTCTCTGACTATCAGCAGTTCAACAACGAGAAGATGAAGAAGAACAATATCTTTCAGACGTCTCGTTTTTTCTGCGATGTCTATTGTTTCGAGCCGGGACAGGAGCAGAAAGGTCACATACACGGGGAGCAAGACAAGGTCTATCTGGTGCTGGAAGGGGAGGGGACATTCAAGGTGGGCACCGAGACGAAGGTGCTTGGGCCGGGGCAGGGCACGATGGCGCCGGCCGGTGAAGAGCATGGGGTCCTGAACCATACAACCGGGCGCTTGAAGGTCCTGGTGTTCGTCGCGCCAAATTCCAACTGAGGCACGATCCGCACGGATACAAAACCGGCGGGACCTCCGATAGGGGCGCCCCGCCGGTTCTTTTTCCGACCGCTCGGCCTATTGCGCCGGCGGTGTGATCTCGCTCTGGGGAGCAACAGGCACCCAGGGCGTCATGGGCATCAGCGGCGCCGGCTTCGCGTCCGGCCCCACCACCAGCACGGCAATCGCGCCACGCAACGCGCCCGTCAGCGAGTGAGTGACCAGCGGGTAGGCGCCGGCCGATTCCGCCACCACGTCAAACGTTGCCGCGCTGCCAGGTCCCACCACGTAGGTCTGAACCCCGGTCAACTTGTTGCCGGGATTGCCGCTCTCATACACATTGTCCCAAATTTCTCCGATCGGGTGGAACGCGGAAAACTCGTTCGGACCGGCATTGACGAAATAGACCCGCACCCGCTCACCAGGTTTGGCCTCCAGCGGTTTGCCGCCGGTGACGAACGGATGATACTTGAAGATGCCGCCGTTGAACACGACATGGTCGAACTTCCGGTCAAACATGGCCGGGACGTCGTCCGGATTCTTGAACAGCTCCGACTGCACCAGGACATACTCACGATCCGCTTTCGGCCAGGCCTTGGCATTCTTGGGGTCCACGATAATGGCCCCGATCATGCCGCGGGCCACGTGCTGGATCATCGGCGGGGCGCCACAATGATAAAAGAAAATGCCCGGCTTTTTGGCCACGAAGGTGTAGCTGATCGTTTCGCCGGGATTGATCGCCCGATAGTTCTTCAAGAAGTCGATCTCCGCCGCATGGAAGTCCATCGAGTGCGGGTAGGTGTTGGTCTTGGGGTTTTCCAACGTGAACTTGATCGTGTCCCCCTCGGTGACCCGCACGACCGGGCCGGGGAACTGGCCGTTGAACGTCCAGGCCTTGTAGGTTGCGCCCGAACCTTCGATGACGACGTCGGTCTCCTTTGCCGTCATGTTCACTTCATGGGTCGTGGCCGCAGCCGGCTGGGCCGTGGCAAGCAGGCCTCCCATCACCAGCATGGCGCCAAGAGCTGAACGCATCCGCTTCATTCGCTACCTCCTCAATGGATCGATGATACCAGTACACATGACTTACTGTGGCCGGCAGGATAGCCTGCGGAGCCGCCGCATAAACATGACCTACATCATGTTTTGAAAATTAATGGGGTCGGGAGGAAGCAGACGCCAGATCCGGCTGTTCAGACGCGAGGGCCTTCAGTTTGGCAAGGTCACGGATGACAATGTGCTTGGCCGTGCCGGACACCAACCGGGCGCGCTTAAACCGCCCCATGATGCGGATGGCGGTCTCCACCGTAATTCCGACCATATTGGCCAGGTCCTGGCGGGTCAACCGGACGGTCAGGCGAATCCCGTTCGCATCCTTCACCCCGGTCCTGGCGGCCATGTTCACCAGCAGGGCGGCCAAGCGTTGTTCGGCCCGATCCAACGCCAGCACTTTGGCGTTCTCTTGGGCCTCGTTCAGACGTTGGCCGAGGTACCGGATGACTTCAATGGCGGCCTCGGGATTCCGGCGGAGCACGTCGAAGTAGGCTTTCTTGCTCAATCGGAGTACACGCACATCCCCCATCGGCTGGGCACAGCCGGGATGGGGCGCTCCGTCAAAGACCGCCGCCTCGCAACAGAAGAGATCGCCCGGCAGCAGCACCTTGAGCGTCACCTCTTTTCCGTCCGGCGAGGTCTTGACGCACTTGACGCTGCCTTCTTTGAGGATGTGGAAATACTCCGCCGGATCCCCCTCTCGGAAGATAAACTGGTTCTTGCTGTAGGAGGACTCGACGATCTGACCAGCGAGATTCCGACGGTCTTGGACCGTCAGGACGTTGAGCAGCGGAATTTTCTTATGGAGAGGATCGGCGACGCCCATTGCCTCAACGATCTTCCAGGATGGTCAAAACGGCCGCTCGCCGAGCAGCGCCTGAACGTGCTCGGTAGGGGAGCGCAGGCATCATACCACAGCCACCCCCCGTATTTTTCGACCTCCTGTCAGAGCATCTGCTTGGCCGCCTCGACGATTGAGCGCGCCCCGATGCCGAAGTGATCGATCAGCTCGTCCGGCTTGCCGCTGTGGGGGATTTCCAGGACCGCCAGCTTGCGCACGCGCACGCCCTCGCTGCCGACCGCCCCGAGCACCGCGTCGCCCAAGCCACCGTGCAGGTAATGGTCCTCCACCGTGAGGATGCGGTTCTGCGTCGCCTTCGCGCAGTTGAGCAGGGTCGTCCGGTCGATCGGGGCGATGCTGTAGAGATCCACCACCCGCACCGCGATGCCGGCGGCCTTGAGTTGGTCATGCGCCTTCAGGGCTTCAAAGAGAGTGACACCGGCCGCTACAATGGTGAGTTTATCGGATTGGCTCTGCCGCAAGACCTTGGAGCCTCCGATCGCAAAGACCTCGTCGTTACCGTAGAGGATCGGCGCTTTAGGCCGGCCGGTCCGGATATAGACCGGTCCCTGGTGGGCGGCGGCCGCCTCGATCATCCGGTAGGTGCAGACGGCGTCGGACGGGTAGAGCACGACCACGCCCGGCTGCGCCGCCATCATGGCAATGTCCTCGAGGCCCATTTGCGAGGGACCGTCCTCGCCGATGCTTACTCCCGCATGGGTCCCGACCAGTTTGATGTTGGAATGGCTGATGGCGGCCACACGGATAAAGTCATAGGCCCTGGTGAGAAAGCAGGCGAAGGTGGCCGAGAAGGGAATCTTGCCGCACGCGGCCAGACCCATCGCGGCCCCCACCATGTTCTGTTCCGCGATGAAATTCTCGAAAAACCGGTCGGGGAATTGCTTACCGAACTTGTCCGTATAGGTGGAGTTCTTCACATCCGCATCCAAGCCGACTACCAACGGATTGGCTTCGCC belongs to Nitrospirota bacterium and includes:
- a CDS encoding aminopeptidase P family protein — protein: MSAEHATLMIAASESDSNLFYATRFMAPDPFIFLEIKGERILIMSDLEMDRARSQATVDRVLSYSELERDVRGKGVDSPGSSDLVHAVLQSEGIKRLLVPGNFPYAHAARLLELGYRLETKKEPFFERRVVKTGEEVRHIEAAQRATEEAVAAAHDALRRTTIKKGLLWLDGEPLTSEQIKKLINVKLMERDCVAQHTIVAGGEQACDPHNEGSGPLPADRSIIFDVFPRSASSRYFADMSRTVVRGTPSPDLIRLYQTVKDAQEEAITKVRDGADGAKIHQGICERFEAAGYKTGLVNGRMQGYFHGTGHGVGLDIHEPPRISKTGSPLQEGHVVTVEPGLYYPGLGAVRIEDMVLVTSDGCRNLTNFPKTFELEC
- a CDS encoding heterodisulfide reductase subunit B codes for the protein MSLQYALYPGCAAKGATPELYQSTMAIIGRLGIEVQELAASSCCGAGVVGEGEPDVALALNARTFAQAEQLGLDVMTICGTCQGVMGAANKRLKQEPGLLNRINRVLERDGPIYRGTIQVKHLLWILVREVGLHRLGQEIRVPLSEFRIAPFYGCYILRPSWDLGFDDPENPTSLEKVIRAVKGEPVAYAGRTKCCGFPVILEQEAIAVAMAGTNMKEAKDGGADFMVTPCPLCHMSLDIYQDRAGQAVNAHLNLPILHLPQLLGLAMGIPAKDLGVSRHLVPVHAITRVTESRRMQLTDRKGVASHESH
- a CDS encoding nitrite reductase, with the protein product MKRMRSALGAMLVMGGLLATAQPAAATTHEVNMTAKETDVVIEGSGATYKAWTFNGQFPGPVVRVTEGDTIKFTLENPKTNTYPHSMDFHAAEIDFLKNYRAINPGETISYTFVAKKPGIFFYHCGAPPMIQHVARGMIGAIIVDPKNAKAWPKADREYVLVQSELFKNPDDVPAMFDRKFDHVVFNGGIFKYHPFVTGGKPLEAKPGERVRVYFVNAGPNEFSAFHPIGEIWDNVYESGNPGNKLTGVQTYVVGPGSAATFDVVAESAGAYPLVTHSLTGALRGAIAVLVVGPDAKPAPLMPMTPWVPVAPQSEITPPAQ
- a CDS encoding archease, with the translated sequence MTYQYRILEDVALADTAFEATGDSPSELFLAAGQAIIETLADPRRVQPACTRSFEHRDRDLAALLFAWLSDIVYLKDAEGLVFRDAEARVSRQGDDWLLHGTLSGEPIDPARHELRADIKAVTKHLYEVREEAGRWIARVVLDI
- a CDS encoding succinate dehydrogenase iron-sulfur subunit, producing the protein MRLTFTITRFNPETDPHPHDEPYRLDVGRGWTVLEALIRIKHEQDGSLALRYSCRSAICGSCAMDINGAEKLACRTSVRKELERHGHVTVAPLRNFPVIKDLVVDMAAFWGKVRAVTPWLSASLHTQPGQPVRQMTLSRDRYQFHNVDACIMCGACVAACASHEVSRGFLGPAALAKAERFLADPREPVDAKRTRLRFLEQPDGIWDCTRCNFCVEVCPKDVQPMEAIIRLRRATIEAGLTRSGGARHITGFMTLIRRGGRLNEALMPLQVVGFNLRRLLHVLPLGLRMLWNGKVPSPLAPPIPGIAQIRNIFHSFGRLKRIS
- a CDS encoding cupin domain-containing protein, whose product is MKVINLSDYQQFNNEKMKKNNIFQTSRFFCDVYCFEPGQEQKGHIHGEQDKVYLVLEGEGTFKVGTETKVLGPGQGTMAPAGEEHGVLNHTTGRLKVLVFVAPNSN
- a CDS encoding RtcB family protein, translating into MKLQTDFTVNRITDEVWEIPVTEKPGMLVPARIYATEPILSSMDSGVFEQVTNVACLPGIRRYALCMPDGHWGYGFPIGGVAAFDPEDGIISPGGVGYDINCGMRLIRTDLTLAEVRPRLEQLMTELFRNVPAGVGSRGFLRVTPQEFADVMRKGARWCVERGYGWQEDLDRTEEQGCIGGADPADVTDYAVQRGITQLGTLGSGNHYLEVQVASQDRLFDPQTAAAFGVTGHDQILIMVHCGSRGFGHQVASDFLKVFEKAMRRYNISVKDQQLACAPFRSPEGRQYFSAMNAAANTAFANRQVITHQIREAFQSVFGQSAEALGMHVIYDVAHNIAKVERYAEGDLVVHRKGSTRAFGPGRPEIPDLYRQVGQPVICGGSMETGSYLLVGTTDAMEHTFGSTMHGSGRTMSRAQAKRSVKGEQVQRDMKRRGIIVKAVSMSGLAEEAGFAYKNISDVVEAVDRAGITKKVAELRPIGNIKG
- a CDS encoding Crp/Fnr family transcriptional regulator; protein product: MGVADPLHKKIPLLNVLTVQDRRNLAGQIVESSYSKNQFIFREGDPAEYFHILKEGSVKCVKTSPDGKEVTLKVLLPGDLFCCEAAVFDGAPHPGCAQPMGDVRVLRLSKKAYFDVLRRNPEAAIEVIRYLGQRLNEAQENAKVLALDRAEQRLAALLVNMAARTGVKDANGIRLTVRLTRQDLANMVGITVETAIRIMGRFKRARLVSGTAKHIVIRDLAKLKALASEQPDLASASSRPH